A window of the Coprobacter fastidiosus genome harbors these coding sequences:
- a CDS encoding N-acetylmuramoyl-L-alanine amidase family protein, protein MKSICRFCLYIFIVLFLFPFSAYTQASGKKFVVVIDAGHGGKDPGAIGRIIREKNINLGIALKLGALIRENHPDVKVVYTRDRDIFVELQQRANIANRVKADLFISIHTNSATNRSAYGTETYTLGLARTEENLRVAKRENSVILLEDDFSKRYEGFDPNSTESYIMFEFLQDKHLEQSINLASSIQRQFKNSAKRVDRGVRQAGFLVLRNTGMPSVLIEVGYISNRNEEAYLASEKGQLQMAKSIYNAFCDYKSDCDRKQGAVISRNRAKEKTDSSLRNENRTIVATKTDSEKSSVSSGSGIVYKIQIMVSPKKYGEKNSCFKGLSPVSYYRENGLYKYTYGETTDRKKLLQELPRARKLFKDAFIVSFKDGVKVK, encoded by the coding sequence ATGAAATCTATATGTCGGTTTTGTTTATATATTTTTATTGTTCTTTTTCTATTCCCTTTTTCTGCATATACTCAGGCTTCGGGAAAGAAATTCGTTGTTGTGATTGATGCCGGACACGGAGGAAAAGATCCGGGAGCAATAGGACGAATAATCCGGGAAAAAAATATAAATTTGGGTATTGCTTTGAAATTAGGTGCACTTATTCGGGAAAATCATCCAGATGTAAAGGTTGTATATACTCGTGATCGTGATATTTTCGTAGAATTACAGCAACGAGCGAATATTGCAAATCGTGTTAAGGCCGATCTTTTTATTTCTATACACACCAATTCTGCCACAAATCGTTCCGCTTACGGGACAGAAACCTATACTTTAGGTTTGGCGAGAACAGAAGAAAATTTGAGGGTAGCTAAACGGGAAAATTCGGTAATTCTTCTGGAAGATGATTTCTCTAAACGTTATGAAGGCTTTGATCCGAACTCTACCGAATCTTATATTATGTTTGAGTTTTTGCAGGATAAACATCTTGAACAAAGCATTAATCTTGCTTCTTCTATACAAAGGCAGTTTAAGAATTCGGCGAAAAGAGTTGATCGGGGGGTGCGTCAAGCAGGATTTCTTGTATTGCGTAATACAGGTATGCCGAGTGTCCTTATAGAGGTAGGGTATATATCCAATAGGAATGAAGAGGCTTATCTTGCATCGGAAAAGGGACAGTTGCAGATGGCAAAATCTATTTATAATGCCTTTTGTGACTATAAATCGGATTGTGATCGAAAACAAGGTGCTGTCATAAGCAGAAATAGAGCAAAAGAAAAGACGGATTCGTCGCTTCGGAATGAGAATCGAACAATTGTCGCGACAAAAACAGATTCGGAAAAGAGTTCGGTATCTTCCGGTAGCGGAATTGTATATAAAATACAGATCATGGTTTCACCTAAAAAGTACGGAGAAAAGAATTCCTGCTTTAAAGGTCTTTCTCCTGTGTCATATTATCGGGAAAACGGATTATATAAATATACTTATGGGGAAACAACCGATCGGAAAAAATTGTTACAAGAATTACCAAGAGCTCGGAAATTATTTAAAGACGCTTTTATTGTTTCTTTTAAGGATGGTGTAAAAGTGAAATAA